ATGGGGCGCAAGAAGATCAGCGCCCTCACGATGCCGTGGTGCACCTACACCGACCCCGAGATCGCGCACGTGGGCATGTACGAAGGGGACGCGCAGAAAGCGGGGATCGAGCTCGAGACCTTCACACGCCCCTTCGCGGAGGTGGATCGCGCCATCGCCGATGGAGAGGAAGAGGGGTTCGTGAAGGTCCACGTGAAGAAAGGAACCGGCCAGATCCTCGGCGCGACGATCGTCGCGCGCCACGCCGGGGAGATGATCAACGAGCTCACGCTGGCGATGGTCGGCAAGCTCGGCCTCGGCACGATCGCCGGCGTCATCCACTCGTACCCGACGCAGGCCGAGGCGATCAAACAGGTGGGCGATGCGTATAATCGGACGAGGCTGACGCCGTTCGTGAAGAAGGTTCTTTCGGGCTGGCTCTCCTGGACTCGGTGAAATCAATGGTGCTCAACTGCCGCGAGTTCGTCGAGTTCCTCGACGACTATCTCTTCGGGACGCTCGAGGAGGAGCGGCGCGCCGTCTTCGAGGCGCACCTCGCCGTCTGCCCGCCGTGCGTGAACTACATGAAGTCGTACCTCGCCACCATCCGCCTCGAGAAGGCGGTCTTCGACGACCCTTCCGCCCCGCTCCCGCGCGAGGTCCCCGAGGATCTCGTCCAGGCGATCCTGAGGGCGAAGGACGCGAAGCGGTAGACGACCACAGAGAGCGCCGGCGCAGCCGGCATCCCCTCACTTCTGTATTCCGGTGTTATCCTCTCGCTCGATGGAGATGCGGTTCGCCTGGGACACAGAGAAGGCAGAGTCGAACCGGCGCAAGCAAGGAGTGGCGTTTGAGGAAGCTCTCACGGTATTCGCCGACCCACTGGCCCGTATCCACCAGGAGCAGCACCACTCCCCGGGAGAGTCTCGGGAGATTATCGTGGGACACTCGATGCGAGGACGACTCCTGTTGGTTTGTTTCACCGAGCGACGAACGGGTGTGCGACTCATCAGCGCTCGGAGGGTGACGCGACGTGAGCGAAAAGACTTCGAAAAACACCAGAGCACGTAAGCGCGCAAGCACCCGAGTGGCCGAGTCGGTGGCGGAATACCGGTTCGACTACGCCGACTCAAGGCCAAATCGATTCGCGCGCCGCCTCCGCAAGGACGCTGTGGTCGTTGTTCTCGACTCGGACGTCGCTAAAGTCTTCCGCGATCCGCGCCGGGTCAACGCGCTCTTGCGAGCCGCCATCGCGGCGGTCGAAAAGCGCGGTTCGCGCCGCGCAGGGTAAGTTCTTCGACCGTACGACGTCTCCTACATCTCCTGCACGAACTCCACCTCGATGCCGTTCGGATCCAGGAAGTAGTGCCTGCGGTACTTCCCGTCGTCGGTGCTGTCGTCGACGGGAATCCCCTCCTCCGCGAGGCGATCCCTCAGGCCATCGACGTCCGGGTGCGAGAAGCCCACGTGCTGGATCCGGTGCGACGCGTACCCTTCGTCCGGCCGGACGGCCCCCCGGCTCTCGTGGAGCGACAGGTACCCGGGCCGGCCGTCTCCCGCGGGACCGAAGTGGATCCAGCGGCCGCCGTCGGCCGAGGGCCCCTCCCACCTCACGACCCAGTCGGGAAAGAGCTTCCGGTAGAAGTCGAGGCTCGCGCCCGCGTCGCGGACCGTGATGAAGACGTGCTCGAGGTGGATGCTTTGGT
This region of Acidobacteriota bacterium genomic DNA includes:
- a CDS encoding FAD-containing oxidoreductase, with protein sequence MGRKKISALTMPWCTYTDPEIAHVGMYEGDAQKAGIELETFTRPFAEVDRAIADGEEEGFVKVHVKKGTGQILGATIVARHAGEMINELTLAMVGKLGLGTIAGVIHSYPTQAEAIKQVGDAYNRTRLTPFVKKVLSGWLSWTR
- a CDS encoding zf-HC2 domain-containing protein; its protein translation is MKSMVLNCREFVEFLDDYLFGTLEEERRAVFEAHLAVCPPCVNYMKSYLATIRLEKAVFDDPSAPLPREVPEDLVQAILRAKDAKR
- a CDS encoding BrnT family toxin gives rise to the protein MEMRFAWDTEKAESNRRKQGVAFEEALTVFADPLARIHQEQHHSPGESREIIVGHSMRGRLLLVCFTERRTGVRLISARRVTRRERKDFEKHQST
- a CDS encoding VOC family protein, which produces MADQSIHLEHVFITVRDAGASLDFYRKLFPDWVVRWEGPSADGGRWIHFGPAGDGRPGYLSLHESRGAVRPDEGYASHRIQHVGFSHPDVDGLRDRLAEEGIPVDDSTDDGKYRRHYFLDPNGIEVEFVQEM